A window of Sutcliffiella cohnii contains these coding sequences:
- the bshB2 gene encoding bacillithiol biosynthesis deacetylase BshB2, with translation MNQHERVLVVFPHPDDEAFSSSGTIKLFTKSGAPVTYICGTLGQMGRNLGNPLFATRETLMDVRKKELTDACKVMGIEDLRMFGLHDKTVEFENEELLADRIEAVIKEVKPTLLITFYPKHGVHPDHDAMSNAAVIAVKRLPKEEQPTIYGKAILKNSVELLGEPDITIDIKEVALDKLNAIKAHRSQTESWIETMEQALEANSPEVEDWLYRETFWTYNV, from the coding sequence ATGAACCAACATGAGCGTGTGTTAGTCGTTTTTCCTCATCCAGATGATGAAGCGTTCAGTTCATCTGGTACGATAAAATTATTTACGAAAAGTGGTGCTCCCGTTACATACATATGTGGAACACTAGGGCAAATGGGTCGTAACTTAGGAAATCCGTTATTCGCTACAAGAGAGACGTTAATGGATGTTCGTAAAAAAGAATTAACAGATGCTTGTAAAGTAATGGGAATTGAAGATTTAAGAATGTTTGGTCTTCACGACAAAACAGTTGAATTTGAAAATGAAGAACTATTAGCAGATAGAATAGAAGCGGTCATAAAAGAAGTCAAACCTACTTTATTAATTACGTTTTATCCAAAACATGGTGTACATCCAGACCATGATGCAATGAGTAATGCAGCTGTTATAGCAGTGAAACGTTTACCGAAAGAAGAGCAACCAACTATATATGGGAAAGCAATTTTAAAAAATAGTGTAGAACTATTAGGAGAACCAGACATCACAATTGATATTAAAGAAGTTGCACTTGATAAGTTAAATGCTATCAAAGCACATCGATCTCAAACAGAAAGTTGGATTGAAACGATGGAGCAAGCACTCGAGGCAAATTCACCTGAAGTAGAAGACTGGTTATATCGAGAAACGTTTTGGACTTATAATGTTTAA
- the paaC gene encoding 1,2-phenylacetyl-CoA epoxidase subunit PaaC, which produces MIFSTAAEAVQNEKYKQPLIELLYQLADDDFILAYRGSEWLGLAPHIEEDVAFSSINQDTMGHASMFYQLLEDLNEGPVDCLAHARPANERLNAVLLEMVNGPGTYLIEPKYDWAFTVVRHYFYTVAKKVKIESLKNSSYEPLKHIALKINMELYYHLLHWKTWFKQLCLSNDDAKKRMIQAINTVIAEFDGVLSLGALANEMQEHQIIEGEDLLRQRWMNEMKNVFSEIEIPFPLKIEMKSGNGRLKEHTEDLTEALKTLSEVYRTDPAASW; this is translated from the coding sequence ATGATATTCTCCACAGCAGCAGAAGCGGTACAGAATGAAAAGTATAAACAGCCGTTAATTGAATTATTATATCAGCTTGCAGATGATGATTTTATTTTGGCATATAGAGGCTCAGAATGGTTAGGTTTAGCTCCGCACATAGAAGAGGATGTTGCTTTTTCTTCGATAAACCAAGACACAATGGGGCACGCTTCTATGTTTTATCAACTGTTAGAGGACCTTAATGAAGGACCGGTCGACTGTTTAGCTCATGCAAGACCCGCCAATGAACGATTAAATGCCGTTTTACTAGAAATGGTTAATGGCCCTGGGACGTACTTGATAGAACCGAAATACGATTGGGCATTTACGGTCGTTCGTCATTATTTTTACACAGTAGCAAAAAAAGTTAAAATAGAATCTTTAAAAAATTCCTCTTATGAACCTCTAAAACATATAGCATTAAAAATAAACATGGAATTATATTATCATCTCTTACATTGGAAAACTTGGTTTAAGCAACTTTGCTTATCTAATGACGACGCAAAAAAAAGAATGATTCAAGCAATTAATACTGTCATCGCTGAGTTTGATGGCGTTCTATCACTTGGTGCTCTAGCGAATGAAATGCAAGAACATCAAATAATAGAAGGGGAAGATTTATTAAGACAAAGATGGATGAATGAAATGAAAAATGTATTTAGTGAAATAGAAATACCGTTCCCTTTAAAAATAGAAATGAAAAGTGGAAATGGACGGTTAAAAGAGCATACAGAAGATTTAACTGAAGCGCTAAAAACATTAAGTGAAGTTTATAGAACAGATCCAGCTGCATCATGGTAG
- a CDS encoding enoyl-CoA hydratase-related protein, with protein sequence MYETIKYSVHDQVATIILNRPENLNAFTLKMNHEITIAIKQAERDITVRVIVITGEGRAFCSGQDLSEVTEEMDHGEVLRTRYGPMIKQIHCCEKPIIAAVNGVAAGAGFSLALACDFRLMSEKASYAQAFIQVGLIPDSGNLFYLSKIVGYAKALEISVFGERINAEQSLKLGLANKTIQMDSWEEEVAAYTKHIAKMPTKAIGIIKRTLKSSYDLTFNEFLEREAFGQRIVGQTNDHREGITSFLEKRKPTFNGN encoded by the coding sequence ATGTACGAAACAATAAAATATAGTGTGCATGACCAGGTTGCGACCATTATTTTAAATAGGCCAGAAAATTTGAATGCGTTTACATTAAAAATGAACCACGAAATAACAATCGCTATTAAACAAGCAGAAAGAGACATAACTGTTCGTGTAATTGTTATTACAGGAGAAGGGCGAGCATTTTGTTCTGGGCAAGACCTTTCAGAAGTAACAGAAGAAATGGATCATGGAGAAGTTCTACGTACAAGGTATGGGCCGATGATTAAGCAAATTCATTGTTGCGAAAAACCTATTATAGCCGCTGTAAATGGAGTTGCGGCTGGAGCTGGGTTTAGTCTAGCGCTAGCATGTGATTTTAGACTTATGTCAGAAAAAGCAAGTTATGCGCAAGCATTTATTCAAGTCGGTCTCATTCCTGATTCAGGTAATCTCTTTTACTTAAGTAAAATCGTAGGATATGCAAAAGCACTTGAAATTTCCGTTTTCGGTGAAAGAATAAATGCAGAACAATCTTTGAAATTAGGGTTAGCTAACAAAACCATCCAAATGGATAGTTGGGAAGAGGAGGTAGCAGCCTATACAAAACATATTGCTAAAATGCCAACAAAAGCTATTGGAATTATTAAAAGAACATTAAAAAGCAGTTACGATTTAACATTTAATGAATTTTTAGAAAGAGAAGCGTTTGGTCAAAGAATAGTCGGGCAAACAAATGATCATCGAGAAGGGATAACCTCGTTTTTAGAAAAACGTAAACCAACCTTCAATGGAAACTAA
- the paaB gene encoding 1,2-phenylacetyl-CoA epoxidase subunit PaaB, which produces MSNFYQEFEVFSKKTDTAPMQYQFSLLAPNHEIALVMAQENFMRRETVADIWVVKRADIRKMTQEEKQSLSRLDNKEYRTTKGYGYLKKKWRQYEQEMLDEKEIMSWGGELKQ; this is translated from the coding sequence ATGAGTAATTTTTATCAAGAATTTGAAGTGTTCAGTAAAAAAACGGACACTGCACCTATGCAATACCAGTTTAGTTTACTAGCACCAAATCATGAAATTGCTTTAGTGATGGCTCAAGAAAACTTTATGCGCCGTGAAACGGTTGCTGATATTTGGGTTGTAAAACGAGCAGATATTAGAAAAATGACACAAGAAGAAAAACAGTCATTATCTCGTCTTGACAATAAAGAATACCGAACAACTAAAGGATATGGATATTTAAAGAAAAAATGGCGCCAATATGAGCAGGAGATGCTAGATGAGAAAGAAATTATGTCTTGGGGAGGAGAGCTAAAGCAATGA
- a CDS encoding enoyl-CoA hydratase/isomerase family protein, with product MHNDLKYLQVSIEDGIGTILLNRPNVLNAINRPMVSEIVHTMEEMDQNESVKVIVLGGVGRAFAAGADIDEMAEATPLQLELLNQFSEWDRISLVKKPIIGAVQGFALGGGFELALCCDILFAAHDAEFGFPEIQLGVMPGAGGTQRLTKLMGKTKAMEWLLSGDRMSVEEALNYGVINRIVARELLIDETKKFAIKISKQAPLSLRLIKESVLKAVDYSLYEGMQFERKNFYLLFASDDQKEGMKAFQERRKPNFKGR from the coding sequence ATGCATAATGATTTAAAATATCTTCAAGTTTCCATAGAAGATGGTATCGGTACTATTCTTTTAAATAGACCGAACGTATTAAATGCAATTAATAGACCAATGGTTTCCGAGATAGTACACACAATGGAAGAGATGGATCAAAATGAAAGCGTTAAAGTTATCGTTCTAGGTGGAGTAGGGCGTGCATTTGCAGCAGGAGCTGATATCGACGAAATGGCTGAAGCAACTCCCTTACAATTAGAACTATTAAATCAATTTTCAGAATGGGACCGAATTTCCTTAGTGAAGAAGCCAATAATCGGTGCAGTTCAAGGCTTTGCATTAGGAGGGGGCTTTGAATTAGCCCTATGTTGTGATATTTTATTTGCTGCTCACGATGCTGAATTCGGTTTTCCAGAAATTCAATTAGGAGTAATGCCTGGTGCAGGTGGAACCCAACGATTGACGAAATTAATGGGTAAAACGAAAGCAATGGAATGGCTACTTTCCGGAGACCGTATGAGTGTGGAAGAAGCTCTAAATTATGGTGTAATTAATAGAATCGTAGCTAGAGAGCTTTTAATCGATGAAACGAAAAAGTTTGCGATAAAGATTTCAAAGCAAGCTCCATTATCGTTGCGATTAATTAAAGAGTCCGTCTTGAAAGCAGTAGATTATTCTTTATATGAAGGAATGCAATTTGAGCGTAAAAATTTCTATCTTCTTTTCGCTTCTGACGACCAAAAGGAAGGGATGAAAGCTTTCCAAGAACGACGAAAGCCTAACTTTAAAGGGAGATAG
- a CDS encoding ZIP family metal transporter, producing MVQALFWGGLVGLALIIGAIFALLFSVPRKLTGYIMAFGTGILIGAAAFELLGKVNEDKGYVYVILGFIIGATLFTISEYYISKKGGHHRKRSKENNHNNSGKAIFIGTIIDAIPESMIIGVGILKEHTVSWVIVLAIFISNLPEALSSTVGLKRDGYSKKKIMTMWSIVMVLSSLSSFSGYVIFNELSEQYVSFISGIAAGGIITMVSSTMMPEAYEEGGPIVGFVSALGLLCSYVLSFIVH from the coding sequence ATGGTGCAAGCACTATTTTGGGGAGGTCTTGTTGGACTAGCTTTAATTATAGGCGCGATTTTTGCATTGTTATTCTCGGTTCCTCGTAAATTAACTGGTTATATTATGGCTTTCGGAACAGGAATTTTAATTGGTGCTGCAGCTTTTGAGCTACTAGGAAAAGTCAATGAAGATAAAGGTTATGTTTATGTTATTCTTGGTTTCATCATTGGAGCTACCCTTTTTACGATCTCTGAGTATTACATAAGTAAAAAAGGTGGTCATCATCGAAAGCGTTCGAAAGAAAATAATCATAATAATTCGGGTAAGGCTATTTTTATTGGAACAATTATTGATGCTATTCCAGAATCAATGATCATAGGTGTAGGTATTTTAAAGGAGCATACGGTGAGCTGGGTAATTGTTTTAGCGATATTTATTAGTAATTTACCAGAGGCTCTTTCAAGTACTGTAGGTTTAAAAAGAGATGGATATTCAAAGAAAAAGATTATGACGATGTGGTCCATTGTCATGGTCCTCTCAAGTTTAAGTTCCTTTTCGGGGTATGTCATATTCAATGAGTTAAGTGAACAATACGTTTCGTTCATAAGTGGGATTGCTGCAGGAGGAATTATTACAATGGTTTCTTCGACGATGATGCCTGAAGCATACGAAGAAGGTGGGCCAATTGTAGGGTTTGTATCTGCACTTGGTTTACTCTGCTCCTATGTATTATCTTTTATTGTTCATTAA
- a CDS encoding EthD family reductase produces the protein MVKLIALYKHPENKEAFDDHYFNIHAPLTAKIPGLREMKVTKVVGSPMGGEGKYYLMCEMYYDSHDAFKAAMKTEEAKASGKDLMSFAANLVTLMIGEEANA, from the coding sequence ATGGTTAAATTAATCGCACTTTACAAACATCCAGAAAACAAGGAGGCTTTCGACGATCATTACTTTAACATTCACGCACCACTTACAGCAAAAATTCCAGGCTTAAGAGAAATGAAAGTAACAAAAGTCGTTGGTAGCCCTATGGGTGGAGAAGGAAAATATTATTTAATGTGTGAAATGTATTATGACAGCCACGACGCATTTAAAGCAGCGATGAAAACAGAAGAGGCAAAAGCTTCTGGAAAAGACTTAATGAGTTTTGCTGCTAATCTAGTAACCTTAATGATCGGTGAAGAGGCCAATGCATAA
- a CDS encoding YodL domain-containing protein produces the protein MLKKWSLYKKDIGKYDVTILQTPNIGENKGYVPIYRVNIEGRTHTEVIQTVFSTFNVRERIPHNYRGRFISTGDIVLIDEGFKGKTYYRLSTNGWKELNRVMIM, from the coding sequence ATGTTAAAAAAATGGAGTTTGTACAAAAAAGATATAGGGAAGTATGATGTTACGATATTGCAGACCCCTAATATTGGAGAAAATAAAGGGTATGTCCCAATATATCGAGTAAATATTGAAGGTAGAACCCATACAGAAGTGATACAAACAGTTTTTTCAACATTTAATGTGAGAGAGCGCATCCCCCACAATTATCGTGGTAGATTTATTAGTACAGGTGATATAGTATTAATTGATGAGGGGTTTAAAGGGAAAACTTATTATCGATTAAGTACAAATGGTTGGAAGGAACTAAATCGAGTTATGATTATGTAA
- the deoD gene encoding purine-nucleoside phosphorylase, with translation MSVHIGAKQGEIAETILLPGDPLRAKYIAETFLDNAVCYNEVRGMLGFTGTYKGHKISVQGTGMGVPSISIYVNELMNEYNVQKLVRVGTCGAIQQDVKVRDVILAMTASTDSQMNRLTFNGVDYAPTANFDLLKKAYDAGTEKGLNLKVGNVFTADMFYNDNAELEKWAKYGVLAIEMETAALYTLAAKYGRQALSVLTVSDHILTGEETTAEERQTTFSDMMEVALEAVIK, from the coding sequence ATGAGTGTACATATCGGTGCAAAACAAGGAGAAATAGCTGAAACGATACTTTTACCAGGTGACCCACTTCGTGCAAAATATATTGCCGAAACCTTTTTGGATAATGCTGTTTGCTACAACGAAGTAAGGGGGATGTTAGGTTTTACTGGTACATATAAAGGACATAAAATTTCCGTTCAAGGTACAGGTATGGGGGTTCCATCTATCTCCATATATGTTAATGAGCTAATGAACGAATATAATGTACAAAAATTAGTCCGGGTTGGTACTTGTGGAGCTATTCAACAAGATGTTAAAGTTCGTGACGTAATTTTAGCAATGACTGCTTCAACAGACTCTCAAATGAATCGTTTGACTTTCAATGGAGTTGATTATGCACCCACTGCAAATTTTGACCTATTGAAAAAAGCGTATGATGCTGGTACAGAAAAAGGGTTAAACTTAAAAGTTGGTAATGTCTTTACAGCAGATATGTTTTACAATGATAATGCAGAATTAGAAAAATGGGCAAAATACGGAGTGCTTGCTATTGAAATGGAAACAGCAGCATTATACACTTTAGCAGCAAAATATGGTCGACAAGCACTATCTGTACTAACAGTTAGTGACCATATTCTAACTGGTGAAGAAACAACTGCGGAAGAAAGACAAACAACGTTTTCAGATATGATGGAAGTTGCACTAGAAGCAGTAATTAAATAA
- a CDS encoding YojF family protein, with translation MQLIEQVSVQEALNSFAKQPVYIHLETTNGAYASHHNTGMTVGAFIRNSVIHYEHGKITGNNPYRIGLKMEHGWVYAEGLTHYELDNKGRLLLAGLNDEGKLAVAFQLSKEPF, from the coding sequence ATGCAGTTGATCGAACAAGTAAGTGTACAAGAAGCGTTAAATAGCTTTGCTAAGCAACCTGTATACATACATCTTGAAACAACCAATGGTGCATACGCATCTCATCATAATACAGGAATGACAGTTGGAGCATTCATTCGCAATAGTGTTATTCATTATGAACACGGGAAAATTACAGGCAATAATCCATATAGAATCGGATTAAAAATGGAACACGGGTGGGTTTATGCAGAAGGATTAACCCATTATGAATTAGATAATAAAGGAAGATTGTTACTAGCAGGGCTTAATGATGAAGGCAAACTTGCGGTTGCTTTTCAGTTAAGCAAAGAACCTTTTTAA
- a CDS encoding M15 family metallopeptidase has product MKWKIASVVSVLLLSGCSLPTDFDWKFWEDKQIVENNNTPEISEIVEEQPEENNNNQSEIIEDIVEADSPIMKEEFVSIVKDGIIQNPTNLLVLVNKDIALPEDYVPDDLVSPNVPFIFDGEHDKRYIREEAARALETLFESASNEDVELFAVSGYRAYDTQNAIYNSYLKRWGEERTNAVSAVPGHSEHQTGLAMDVTSRSVELQLTEDFGETVEGIWLQENAHKFGFIIRYPLGKETITGYQYEPWHLRYVGEEVATHLWKEELTLEEFFGHESYQ; this is encoded by the coding sequence ATGAAGTGGAAAATAGCTTCAGTTGTTTCTGTATTACTACTTTCAGGTTGTTCTTTACCTACTGATTTCGATTGGAAATTTTGGGAAGATAAGCAAATCGTTGAAAATAATAATACACCTGAAATATCTGAAATTGTGGAAGAACAACCAGAAGAAAATAATAACAATCAATCCGAAATTATAGAAGATATCGTTGAAGCAGACAGTCCAATAATGAAAGAAGAATTCGTCTCAATAGTGAAGGATGGAATTATTCAAAACCCTACTAATCTATTAGTTTTAGTAAACAAGGATATAGCATTACCAGAAGATTATGTACCGGATGATTTAGTTAGTCCTAATGTTCCTTTCATCTTTGATGGTGAACATGATAAAAGATATATAAGAGAAGAGGCTGCAAGAGCTTTAGAAACATTATTTGAGAGTGCAAGTAATGAAGATGTAGAACTATTTGCTGTATCAGGTTATCGAGCATATGACACACAAAATGCTATTTACAATAGTTATTTAAAACGTTGGGGTGAAGAAAGGACGAATGCTGTATCAGCAGTCCCTGGTCACAGTGAACATCAAACGGGTTTAGCAATGGATGTAACAAGCAGAAGTGTTGAATTACAATTAACAGAAGACTTCGGTGAAACAGTTGAAGGAATATGGCTTCAAGAAAATGCACACAAATTCGGCTTCATTATTAGATACCCTCTCGGTAAAGAAACAATTACTGGATATCAGTATGAGCCGTGGCACCTACGATATGTTGGCGAAGAGGTTGCTACCCATTTATGGAAAGAAGAGTTAACATTAGAAGAATTTTTTGGACATGAATCTTATCAATAA
- the paaA gene encoding 1,2-phenylacetyl-CoA epoxidase subunit PaaA, whose translation MERINAGEKIEADDWMPEDYRKALIKLISMHGISEIMGALPEKEWVPKAPTLKRKLGIMAKVQDEMGHGQLLLRVAEDLMKPYGKSREEIMQDLFSGQLKFHNVFHMPAPTWGDAGLIGWLVDGAAIISQTNMLNASYGPYARALKRICAEEVFHAQHGEAIIMALAEGTEEQKAMIQQSIDRWWEALLMFFGPGDASTTGTSKQDTTIKYKIRTKTNEELRQDFFTKYVPRILSLGLKLPDPTMHYSKEERKWIYQQPNWNEFLKIIRNNGPKSQERLRLRKLSYENNAWVRDALSSSSKAT comes from the coding sequence ATGGAACGAATAAACGCTGGTGAAAAAATAGAGGCAGATGATTGGATGCCAGAAGATTATCGAAAAGCCTTAATTAAGCTTATATCGATGCACGGAATAAGCGAAATAATGGGAGCGCTTCCAGAAAAAGAATGGGTACCGAAAGCACCAACTTTAAAAAGAAAACTTGGCATTATGGCAAAAGTTCAAGATGAAATGGGCCACGGTCAATTACTTCTTCGTGTTGCTGAAGATTTAATGAAACCATATGGGAAATCAAGAGAAGAAATTATGCAAGATTTATTTAGCGGTCAATTAAAATTCCATAACGTTTTTCATATGCCGGCACCAACATGGGGAGATGCTGGTTTAATAGGTTGGTTAGTTGATGGAGCTGCCATTATTTCTCAAACAAACATGTTAAACGCCTCGTATGGTCCTTATGCTCGAGCTCTAAAAAGAATATGTGCAGAAGAAGTATTTCATGCTCAACACGGTGAAGCAATTATTATGGCATTAGCAGAAGGAACAGAAGAACAAAAAGCGATGATTCAACAATCTATTGACCGATGGTGGGAAGCTTTATTAATGTTTTTTGGACCAGGTGATGCTTCCACAACTGGAACTAGTAAACAAGATACAACGATAAAATATAAAATTAGAACAAAAACAAACGAAGAGTTACGACAAGATTTCTTTACAAAATATGTACCTCGTATTCTATCACTAGGATTAAAGTTACCTGACCCCACGATGCATTATTCGAAGGAAGAACGGAAATGGATCTATCAACAACCAAATTGGAATGAATTTTTAAAAATTATACGAAATAACGGTCCAAAGTCACAAGAACGTCTTCGATTAAGAAAACTGTCCTATGAAAATAATGCATGGGTACGTGATGCGCTCAGCTCTTCTTCTAAAGCTACTTGA
- a CDS encoding DUF2515 family protein, whose translation MKRILPNIFKKDKKKKTIDFSLSKNERKCMLNSHHNNPLYNLTKRDIELIDKIKKETDKNNLNNVTRTNAYLHFFDNNTEVHWALLAHIVSRNGGWNMTDLKGEAISGLLSFREKELFFSFLEKSNFLIFHDAYQQLLLYEHSKKIGKPLFHLLNEFGISSFMRAVWEVFWKDKNSKMLTLSLIINEQHFIEKRIIQNPFYVEHVIKSMPFQLQEKLGFTSVLIPYQTDDSIQLAGTTVSQFDNITKRIHIGKYLYSLLFYVEEVQRGTMKFVKEQNHTGSRADFFPSIFTRTNDNSKKIYSPPLHEAWKNSTHKLPDKDDWFQSFEELFPYYSPISIDSPYNITEKYLLSLLKLKSIDTITKALGRS comes from the coding sequence GTGAAACGTATTCTACCCAATATTTTTAAAAAAGACAAAAAGAAAAAAACTATTGATTTTAGCTTATCTAAAAATGAGAGAAAATGTATGTTGAATTCTCATCATAATAATCCTCTTTACAATCTAACTAAGAGAGATATAGAGTTAATTGATAAGATTAAAAAGGAAACAGATAAAAACAATTTAAATAATGTAACACGTACAAATGCTTATTTACACTTTTTTGATAATAATACAGAAGTACATTGGGCATTGTTAGCTCATATTGTATCGCGTAATGGTGGTTGGAATATGACCGACTTAAAAGGAGAAGCTATCTCAGGGCTGCTATCTTTTCGAGAAAAAGAACTGTTTTTTTCCTTTCTAGAAAAATCTAATTTTCTTATTTTTCATGATGCGTATCAACAACTACTTTTATATGAACATAGTAAAAAGATTGGTAAACCGCTATTTCATCTATTAAACGAGTTTGGCATTTCTTCATTTATGAGGGCTGTTTGGGAAGTTTTTTGGAAAGATAAAAATAGTAAAATGTTAACTCTATCATTAATCATTAATGAACAGCATTTTATTGAAAAAAGAATAATACAAAATCCTTTTTATGTAGAGCATGTTATAAAGTCGATGCCATTTCAATTGCAAGAGAAATTAGGTTTTACTAGCGTTTTAATACCTTACCAAACGGATGATTCGATACAACTAGCAGGAACTACTGTTTCTCAATTCGATAACATTACGAAAAGAATACATATAGGAAAGTATTTATATTCTTTACTTTTTTATGTGGAAGAAGTACAACGTGGCACTATGAAGTTTGTTAAAGAACAAAACCATACTGGATCAAGAGCTGATTTTTTTCCGTCTATTTTCACCCGAACAAACGATAACTCAAAAAAGATTTATAGTCCACCCCTCCATGAAGCTTGGAAAAACAGTACTCACAAACTTCCCGATAAGGATGATTGGTTTCAATCATTTGAAGAATTATTTCCCTATTATAGTCCAATTAGTATAGATTCCCCATATAACATAACAGAAAAATATTTACTAAGTTTGTTAAAATTGAAGAGTATCGATACTATAACAAAAGCTTTAGGACGGTCTTAA
- the paaD gene encoding 1,2-phenylacetyl-CoA epoxidase subunit PaaD — translation MKNKGLNIMVEKSKYDINVNRLYDQLQKVKDPEIDSVSILELGMVENVQYAKNHVLIELLPTFMGCPALDIIKNNIKQQLLTLDFINAVDVKFIYNPPWTSDRITEIGRQKLKEFGIAPPPIHFEETGEWRVNCPYCDSSYTTLDNIFGPTACRSILYCGSCKNPFEAMKPISTLM, via the coding sequence ATGAAAAATAAAGGACTGAATATAATGGTAGAAAAAAGTAAGTACGACATTAATGTTAATCGGTTATATGACCAACTTCAGAAAGTAAAAGATCCAGAAATTGATTCTGTCAGCATACTAGAATTAGGAATGGTGGAAAATGTCCAATATGCAAAAAATCATGTGTTAATTGAATTACTTCCTACATTTATGGGCTGTCCAGCATTAGATATTATTAAAAACAATATTAAACAACAGCTACTAACACTCGATTTTATTAATGCGGTAGATGTTAAGTTTATATACAATCCGCCATGGACATCCGATCGCATCACTGAAATCGGAAGACAAAAATTAAAAGAGTTTGGAATTGCTCCCCCACCAATTCATTTTGAAGAAACCGGGGAATGGAGAGTAAATTGCCCATATTGTGATTCTTCCTATACAACATTAGATAACATCTTTGGCCCTACAGCTTGTAGAAGTATTCTATACTGTGGATCATGCAAAAACCCCTTCGAAGCAATGAAACCAATCTCAACACTAATGTGA
- a CDS encoding alpha/beta hydrolase: MKLKHIFQQGSENVLLLLHGTGGNEQDLIPLAGLIDPNASILSVRGNVLENGMPRFFRRLSEGIFDEQDLIARTEELYLFLEEASKEYGFDRKNVIALGYSNGANIAGSLLFHYKEALKGAILFHPMVPRRGIDLPNMSRMPIFIGAGVNDPICPASETEELKSLLESSSASVQLFWENYGHQLTRREVEEAQKWYENNIK, from the coding sequence ATGAAGTTAAAACATATCTTTCAACAAGGTTCAGAAAATGTATTATTGTTATTACACGGAACGGGTGGGAATGAACAAGATTTAATTCCATTAGCAGGGTTAATTGATCCGAACGCTTCCATATTAAGTGTAAGAGGAAACGTACTAGAGAATGGCATGCCGCGCTTTTTTCGAAGATTAAGCGAAGGTATTTTTGACGAACAAGATTTAATCGCTAGAACGGAAGAATTATACTTATTTTTAGAAGAAGCAAGTAAAGAATATGGTTTTGATCGTAAAAATGTAATTGCACTAGGTTATTCAAATGGAGCAAATATTGCAGGTAGTTTATTATTCCACTATAAAGAAGCTTTAAAAGGAGCTATTTTATTTCACCCTATGGTACCTAGAAGAGGTATAGACCTCCCTAATATGTCGAGAATGCCTATCTTTATTGGAGCAGGAGTAAATGACCCCATCTGCCCAGCTAGCGAAACAGAGGAACTTAAATCTTTACTCGAAAGCTCAAGTGCTTCTGTTCAACTATTTTGGGAAAATTACGGCCATCAATTAACACGTCGCGAAGTAGAAGAAGCACAAAAGTGGTACGAAAATAATATTAAGTGA